Proteins encoded by one window of Dendropsophus ebraccatus isolate aDenEbr1 chromosome 4, aDenEbr1.pat, whole genome shotgun sequence:
- the FREY1 gene encoding protein Frey 1: MGGSHVPALMSLLLLLLELVTSRPALLRSRRDIPLDFEALAEMPEEHPGLVDDYGVLPKHPSFRHRVTQKKPKGLVMDGESKRDEPDIGELYYDDIL, encoded by the exons ATGGGTGGAAGTCACGTTCCTGCACTGATGTCCCTGTTGCTTCTTCTTCTAGAATTGGTTACGAGTCGTCCAGCTCTACTAAG ATCTCGCCGTGATATCCCCCTTGATTTTGAAGCTCTTGCTGAGATGCCTGAGGAACACCCTGGACTCGTAGATG ATTACGGGGTGCTACCAAAACACCCTTCCTTTCGTCATCGAGTAACTCAAAAGAAGCCAAAAGGGCTAGTGATGGACGGGGAGAGCAAACGTGATGAGCCTGATATTGGGGAGCTCTATTATGACGACATTCTGTAA